A genomic window from Cytobacillus suaedae includes:
- a CDS encoding VTT domain-containing protein translates to MIDFILNWLEQIGLGGLFAAMFLEGSSLPFPGIAIVLAYGSILPFSYWNTFIVAVGMSITYSMASLIPYIIGRKFEGILGKKSKKGLKKATDFFIRYGGWSVALTRPFGLGNYISYVAGISRMNMTPYLILTFIGIFPWSFIMILLGYHLNGSYEALLTLYHDNSIYFYIALAISSGIIFIYISQKIKKNQGKQAVLEGGNNGA, encoded by the coding sequence TTGATAGATTTTATATTAAATTGGCTTGAACAAATTGGGCTTGGTGGCTTGTTTGCTGCGATGTTCTTGGAAGGATCTTCACTCCCATTTCCAGGCATAGCTATTGTTTTAGCATATGGTAGTATCTTGCCTTTTAGCTATTGGAATACTTTTATCGTAGCTGTTGGCATGAGTATAACCTATTCAATGGCCAGCTTAATTCCTTATATAATTGGTCGTAAATTCGAAGGAATACTCGGAAAGAAGTCAAAAAAAGGATTAAAAAAAGCAACTGATTTTTTCATTCGATATGGTGGATGGAGTGTTGCATTAACACGTCCGTTTGGATTGGGTAATTATATTTCTTACGTAGCGGGTATAAGTAGGATGAACATGACTCCATACTTAATTCTTACGTTTATTGGTATCTTTCCATGGTCATTTATCATGATTCTCTTAGGTTACCATCTGAACGGCAGCTATGAAGCATTACTAACTCTGTACCATGACAATAGTATCTATTTTTATATTGCTCTAGCAATCTCATCGGGAATCATTTTTATTTATATTTCTCAAAAAATCAAGAAAAATCAAGGAAAACAGGCTGTATTGGAAGGAGGAAACAACGGTGCATGA
- a CDS encoding galactosyldiacylglycerol synthase: MKKILVFPLLDSLPSGHHQVANTIMDYVATRSSTIECKKIDILNSWSPTLESVITKSYLQWIQRFPKSYAMVYKILAHQTKQHRSYKHYEIIFSKKLRQIIAEESPDLIICTHAFPSYLVNRLKKIGACDVPVLNIYTDFFMNDVWGKEMIDYHFVSDVWMKGDLMNIYRIPEQKIFVTGIPVDEQFTLSNAKSQHNKQVSILLSGGSAGLGNIKDLFEKVKSDERIKLYVLCGNNQKLFESLLSLNNSNIQPLPYISSRKEMNQLYNMVDAIITKPGGVTVSEAIKKKLPIFIHSALPGQEEINLKHLIDRGIVFMLDQKKNIGDQIIKVLSNQPKVIQNNRLIERYVNSQQLNDPNDIYEFIVSVLDKSGRTSHIATKHELLNKPLQV; encoded by the coding sequence TTGAAGAAGATTTTAGTTTTCCCATTGTTAGACAGTTTACCCTCAGGACATCATCAAGTTGCAAATACCATCATGGATTATGTAGCTACTAGATCATCAACAATTGAATGTAAAAAAATCGACATATTGAATAGTTGGAGTCCAACTTTAGAGTCAGTCATTACTAAAAGCTATCTACAGTGGATACAGCGCTTTCCTAAGTCGTATGCTATGGTTTATAAAATACTCGCTCATCAGACAAAGCAGCATCGTTCTTATAAACATTATGAAATTATCTTTAGTAAAAAGTTGCGACAGATAATTGCTGAAGAAAGTCCTGATTTAATTATATGCACTCATGCCTTTCCATCCTACTTAGTAAATCGACTTAAGAAGATAGGTGCTTGTGATGTACCGGTACTTAATATTTATACAGACTTTTTCATGAATGATGTGTGGGGGAAAGAAATGATCGATTATCATTTCGTTTCGGACGTTTGGATGAAAGGTGATTTAATGAATATTTATCGAATACCAGAACAAAAAATATTTGTTACTGGGATACCGGTAGATGAACAATTTACTCTTTCTAATGCGAAGAGCCAACATAATAAGCAGGTATCTATTCTTCTTTCAGGGGGAAGTGCTGGCCTTGGAAATATCAAGGATTTATTCGAAAAAGTGAAGTCTGATGAGCGCATAAAGCTATATGTCTTATGTGGGAACAATCAAAAGTTATTTGAATCACTATTAAGCTTAAATAATAGTAATATACAGCCACTACCATATATTTCGTCACGCAAAGAGATGAATCAGCTTTATAACATGGTAGATGCGATTATAACGAAGCCTGGCGGTGTAACAGTTAGTGAAGCAATTAAAAAGAAACTACCAATCTTTATCCATTCAGCACTTCCGGGACAGGAAGAAATTAATTTAAAGCATTTGATAGACAGAGGAATTGTCTTTATGTTGGATCAGAAAAAGAACATAGGTGATCAGATTATAAAGGTTTTAAGTAATCAGCCAAAGGTTATACAAAATAATCGCTTAATCGAACGCTATGTAAATAGCCAACAGTTAAATGATCCGAATGACATCTATGAATTTATTGTATCGGTGCTAGATAAATCTGGCCGAACTTCACACATTGCTACTAAACATGAATTGCTAAATAAACCATTACAAGTATAA
- a CDS encoding GHKL domain-containing protein gives MDTKWKDRIVIVGLLVLISFGLSGFVTAIFNEKDYLEPNYFKTSQFERTIQDYTKYINAFDISYQSIEEMKQNIVVSQQEMEEYRSRYGVNLAGQIVSIEQEYSYKIEEAKTNNNPKIEKLYVKERDEKIEEITKVFEDDEYVKSILKNEKEEKINQYFNELEQFKGTYETYEDAFVYYLKNTNTGEVFTNVLTQPISKAEDLINEKTMHYVQSYPNKDNHLLNLDSELLVWGYQEVIGDNTRYNDLYEGKIGVSKNAPVTNMVMLDYHSYGNERITFWIYTLGSLIALVASVYIGRRTGSLSKIAPKKWQSAYNKLPFDIAIILLGLSIIISLGIISGTSHLYYRFQVDDFLLMMFWLSIFIGITIIQAIYFNTRVKSISSNDGNWRNTVLARTIKMFSNAFSNRKVSTQIFLILTVYFLFGLGFGLSAIEEEVLVLVLPALFIIGLPLFILIVKKIGYFNKILTNAKALADGRFEPDLNAKGKSPLADLARTINAMKYGVKISQNEQAKSERLKTELITNVSHDLRTPLTSIITYTELLKNVNLTEDERTSYVEIIDRKSKRLKVLIDDLFEASKMASGAIELTRSKVNIVELFHQSLAEYQEEIQEMNMQFRITKPDNPVYTYVDGQKISRVFENLLGNIIKYSLENTRAYITINEEEDQVKITFKNVTKYELSENIDELFERFKRGDESRHTEGSGLGLAIAKSIIDLHDGSLDIEVDGDLFKVTVILAKVGK, from the coding sequence TTGGATACAAAATGGAAAGATAGAATCGTCATCGTTGGTTTGCTCGTATTAATTTCCTTCGGTTTAAGTGGTTTTGTTACCGCGATATTCAACGAGAAAGATTATCTAGAACCTAATTACTTTAAAACGTCACAATTTGAACGTACAATACAAGATTACACAAAATATATTAATGCTTTCGATATCTCATACCAATCTATTGAAGAGATGAAACAAAACATAGTTGTTTCCCAACAAGAAATGGAGGAATATCGTAGTAGATATGGAGTAAATTTAGCGGGTCAAATTGTTAGCATTGAGCAAGAATATAGCTATAAAATTGAGGAAGCTAAAACAAACAATAACCCTAAAATAGAAAAGCTTTATGTAAAAGAACGAGATGAAAAAATTGAGGAAATAACAAAAGTCTTTGAAGACGACGAGTACGTTAAGTCTATTTTAAAAAATGAGAAAGAAGAAAAAATAAACCAATATTTTAATGAATTAGAACAATTTAAAGGAACATATGAGACGTATGAAGATGCTTTTGTATATTATTTAAAAAATACAAATACGGGTGAAGTATTCACAAACGTCCTAACTCAACCTATTTCAAAAGCGGAAGATTTGATAAATGAAAAAACAATGCATTACGTCCAGAGCTATCCTAACAAAGATAATCATTTACTTAATCTTGATTCAGAATTACTAGTTTGGGGATACCAAGAAGTAATTGGTGATAATACTAGATATAATGATTTGTATGAAGGAAAAATAGGAGTTAGCAAAAATGCTCCTGTAACAAACATGGTTATGTTAGATTACCACAGTTATGGCAATGAAAGAATTACCTTCTGGATATACACACTTGGATCTCTGATTGCATTAGTAGCCAGTGTTTACATTGGTAGAAGAACAGGCAGTCTATCCAAAATTGCTCCAAAAAAGTGGCAAAGTGCTTATAACAAACTGCCTTTTGATATAGCAATTATTCTGTTAGGCCTTTCAATAATCATATCTTTAGGCATCATTTCTGGTACATCTCATCTCTATTATCGTTTTCAGGTAGATGACTTTCTACTTATGATGTTTTGGCTATCGATTTTCATAGGAATAACGATTATTCAAGCAATTTACTTCAATACTAGAGTAAAAAGTATTTCTTCTAATGACGGAAACTGGAGAAATACAGTTTTAGCAAGAACTATAAAGATGTTTAGCAATGCCTTTTCGAATCGAAAAGTCAGTACTCAGATATTCTTGATTTTGACTGTTTACTTTCTATTTGGATTAGGGTTTGGTCTTTCTGCTATTGAGGAAGAGGTACTGGTATTAGTGCTTCCTGCATTGTTTATTATTGGCCTACCACTTTTTATTCTGATTGTGAAAAAAATCGGTTATTTTAACAAGATTTTAACAAACGCGAAAGCATTGGCGGATGGAAGGTTTGAACCTGATTTAAATGCAAAAGGGAAGTCACCATTAGCCGATCTTGCAAGGACCATTAATGCGATGAAATATGGAGTTAAAATCTCTCAAAATGAACAAGCGAAAAGTGAGAGATTAAAAACTGAGCTAATTACAAATGTTAGTCATGACTTGCGAACACCATTAACGTCAATTATTACGTATACTGAGTTACTTAAGAATGTTAATCTAACAGAAGATGAGCGTACGTCTTATGTTGAAATCATTGACCGCAAGTCTAAACGACTAAAGGTGCTAATTGATGATTTGTTTGAAGCATCTAAGATGGCAAGTGGAGCAATAGAATTGACGAGATCAAAAGTGAATATCGTTGAATTATTTCATCAGTCACTTGCTGAATATCAGGAAGAAATCCAGGAGATGAACATGCAATTCCGAATTACAAAGCCAGATAATCCAGTTTATACTTATGTCGATGGTCAAAAGATTTCGCGGGTATTTGAGAATTTACTCGGCAACATTATTAAATATTCATTGGAAAATACTCGTGCTTATATCACAATTAATGAAGAAGAAGATCAAGTTAAAATTACCTTTAAAAATGTAACGAAATATGAACTAAGTGAAAATATTGATGAATTATTTGAGCGTTTTAAACGAGGAGATGAATCACGCCACACAGAAGGTTCTGGTCTTGGTCTAGCAATCGCTAAATCGATTATAGATTTACACGATGGCAGCCTAGATATAGAAGTGGATGGAGATTTATTTAAAGTAACAGTTATTCTAGCTAAAGTAGGTAAATAA
- a CDS encoding response regulator transcription factor, translated as MTQYTVLVVDDDKEIRDGIEIYLKNEGMKVIKAKDGIDALDCLNEHEVHLILLDIMMPRMDGISATFKIREQKNIPIIILSAKSEDTDKILGLQVGADDYITKPFNPLELIARVKSQLRRYVTLGPFKTTNKTISLNGLTIDQEAKEVTLYGESVKLTPTEFKIVELLMINAGRVFSISEIYERVWNEPCYNAENTVTVHIRRIREKIEIDRKNPRFLKVVWGIGYKMER; from the coding sequence ATGACTCAGTATACAGTTCTAGTTGTTGATGATGACAAAGAGATACGTGATGGAATTGAAATCTATTTAAAAAATGAAGGTATGAAAGTAATTAAGGCAAAGGATGGGATTGATGCGCTTGACTGTTTAAATGAACATGAGGTTCACTTAATTCTATTAGATATTATGATGCCTAGAATGGATGGAATTTCAGCTACATTCAAGATTCGTGAACAAAAGAATATACCGATCATTATTCTAAGTGCAAAAAGTGAAGATACCGATAAAATCTTAGGTTTACAGGTAGGAGCGGATGATTATATTACGAAGCCTTTTAATCCATTGGAACTCATCGCAAGGGTTAAGTCACAACTAAGAAGGTATGTAACATTAGGGCCATTTAAAACAACAAACAAGACGATTAGTCTAAATGGTTTAACAATTGACCAAGAAGCAAAGGAAGTCACTTTATATGGTGAGTCGGTTAAATTAACTCCTACCGAATTTAAAATAGTTGAACTACTAATGATTAATGCTGGACGTGTATTTTCAATTTCTGAAATTTATGAGAGAGTTTGGAATGAACCTTGTTATAATGCTGAAAATACGGTAACCGTTCATATCCGTAGAATACGTGAAAAAATTGAAATTGATCGAAAAAATCCTAGATTTTTAAAGGTGGTGTGGGGAATTGGATACAAAATGGAAAGATAG